In Dermacentor silvarum isolate Dsil-2018 chromosome 2, BIME_Dsil_1.4, whole genome shotgun sequence, the following proteins share a genomic window:
- the LOC119440174 gene encoding uncharacterized protein LOC119440174 codes for MCPNGIICQLDGPFKGRRHDAGILKATKLYENLEKVTMGNKFVIYGDPAYPLLPLLYKPFGGTTLQPYEAFFNKGMSRVRQAVEWGFGKVATEFAFVDFHKNQKMSRQRVGRMYRVATLLANCHTCLYGSQVCDFFYLCPPSLDEYLVPCVMQEAHTGAVF; via the exons ATGTGCCCAAATGGAATCATTTGCCAACTGGATGGGCCTTTCAAGGGGCGGCGTCATGATGCGG GCATTCTCAAGGCAACCAAGTTATATGAAAACCTCGAGAAGGTCACAATGGGCAACAAGTTCGTGATTTATGGCGACCCTGCCTACCCTTTGCTCCCACTCCTATACAAGCCGTTTGGAGGCACCACCCTGCAACCTTACGAGGCATTTTTCAATAAGGGGATGAGCAGGGTGCGGCAAGCTGTGGAGTGGGGGTTTGGCAAGGTTGCCACAGAGTTTGCCTTTGTGGACTTCCACAAGAATCAAAAAATGTCGCGTCAGCGAGTCGGACGTATGTACCGTGTGGCAACACTTCTTGCCAACTGCCACACATGTCTGTACGGCAGTCAAGTGTGCGACTTTTTTTATCTTTGCCCCCCTTCACTTGATGAGTACTTGGTGCCGTGTGTCATGCAAGAGGCAcatacaggggccgtattctaa